The following DNA comes from Bacteroidota bacterium.
GCCTTACAAAGAACTGTTAGATGCCGACCGTCTCCTGATAAATACAGGGAGCATCTCTGTGATTGATTTCATAACCGTCCTTCGGAATTTTGTGGAAGTCAGACGCAACAAGTCTTCTTTACTGACTCAACGCTTGCTGTTGTTGAATGAGCTGAGCTATTGGCTGGGCAATTGATTTTTTTATTTGTAAAAGAGAAATGTATGATGAATAAGTTTCGCCCGTATATTTTGGTTCTCGCTCTCTTTGGTATGATTGCCTCATGCAATTCACCTGTTGACAATGCCGCGGATAGTGCGACAGAGTCCATCACGCCTGTAACAGTCGCCAATGTCAATAAGGAAACCCTTGAAGAGACCGTTGACTTCAATGCTACATCTTCCTTTCTTGACAAAAGCAGTGTCAGGTCACCCATCAGCGGGTATATTAAACAGGTGTTGGTGAACCTCGGCAGCACCTTGAAAAAAGGCGATATCATGTTCTATGTTCAGACCAAAGAAGGCCTGGCACTTGAAGGAAAACAGCGCGACAGTATCGGCAATTTTGCCGGTATTATTAAAGTCAGTGCACCCGCTTACGGACAGATTACCGCTTCAAATATTCAGCAAGGCGATTATGTGCAGGAAGGGCAGGAGTTGTCAACAATATCTTCGCTGAGCAGCCTCGTCTTTATCCTTGAGGTTCCTTATGATCAGCATGCATACGTTACTTCAGGGAAACATTGCAGAATCACATTGCCCGATGGTAAAGTGATCACAGCCACCGTTGGGGCAAAGCTTTCAACAATTGAACCGCTTGCGCAGACAGAAAAATTTATCCTAAATCCTGAAGG
Coding sequences within:
- a CDS encoding efflux RND transporter periplasmic adaptor subunit, translating into MMNKFRPYILVLALFGMIASCNSPVDNAADSATESITPVTVANVNKETLEETVDFNATSSFLDKSSVRSPISGYIKQVLVNLGSTLKKGDIMFYVQTKEGLALEGKQRDSIGNFAGIIKVSAPAYGQITASNIQQGDYVQEGQELSTISSLSSLVFILEVPYDQHAYVTSGKHCRITLPDGKVITATVGAKLSTIEPLAQTEKFILNPEGTLSLPENLVAVVHFTKNLKPNAVTVPKEAVLCDEAQTNWWVMKLISDSLAVKVPVSKGIETDKSVEIIAPLFTPEDRIVVTGSYGLSDTAKIHIIK